The Pseudomonas sp. R4-35-07 genome contains a region encoding:
- a CDS encoding PLP-dependent aminotransferase family protein has translation MVQMRKWRPLLKLDENASQASYRKIAEGLVTAILEGRLPPGTLLPGTREMAQLLDVNRKTVILAYEEAATKGWLISEPRRGTFVNAQVKPKQLPGSAPQTFAPPLLAQPVVPYFAHNAQVTALRHRHDALFFDNGTSDHRLLPQAVLHRYYRNALRNSFASNTVRYGSEGTGHHLRCALAEMLRGERGLAVNADNICLTQGTQMSLYLSASLLLTPGDVVLVERLSYPPAWEIFRQLGAQLVTVDVDDEGCRTDQIDRLCQQHKVRMIYVTPHHQFPTTVSLHAARRQQLLTLAALHDFCIIEEDYDHEFHFNGRPYLPLASDRSQRHVIYIGSLSKALGSTFRCSYVVAPNHVIEALHRNAALMLGDADAVAQKMLADLINDGELKKNLRRVSKEYRVRRETLQTCLHESLGARIQVREPEGGLALWVRFEDELDVDRMVNTALDHGLVVRSGRQFSPLGQPENALRLGFASLNQEEIRQATLRLAQAANSLQRQ, from the coding sequence ATGGTCCAGATGCGTAAATGGCGCCCTTTACTCAAGCTCGATGAGAACGCATCACAAGCGTCCTATCGCAAGATTGCCGAGGGCCTGGTGACCGCGATTCTTGAAGGGCGCCTGCCGCCCGGCACCTTGCTGCCAGGTACGCGGGAAATGGCGCAATTGCTCGACGTTAACCGCAAGACGGTCATCCTGGCCTATGAAGAAGCCGCGACCAAAGGCTGGCTCATCAGCGAGCCGCGTCGCGGCACGTTCGTCAATGCCCAGGTGAAGCCCAAGCAACTGCCTGGTAGCGCGCCGCAGACCTTTGCACCGCCCCTGCTGGCGCAGCCGGTGGTGCCGTATTTTGCCCATAACGCTCAAGTCACCGCGCTGCGCCATCGGCATGACGCGCTGTTTTTCGACAATGGCACCAGCGACCACCGCCTGCTGCCCCAGGCCGTGCTGCATCGCTACTACCGCAACGCCCTGCGCAACAGCTTTGCCTCCAACACCGTACGCTACGGCAGCGAAGGCACCGGCCATCACCTGCGCTGTGCCCTCGCCGAGATGCTGCGCGGCGAGCGCGGGCTGGCCGTCAACGCCGACAATATCTGCCTGACCCAGGGCACGCAGATGTCGCTGTACCTGAGCGCCAGCCTGCTGCTCACACCGGGGGACGTGGTACTGGTGGAGCGTCTGAGTTACCCGCCGGCGTGGGAAATTTTCCGGCAGTTGGGCGCGCAACTGGTCACGGTGGACGTGGACGACGAGGGTTGTCGCACGGACCAGATCGACCGTCTATGCCAGCAGCACAAAGTGCGCATGATCTATGTCACGCCGCATCACCAGTTCCCGACCACCGTCAGCCTGCACGCCGCGCGCCGACAACAATTGTTGACGCTCGCAGCGCTGCACGACTTCTGCATTATCGAAGAAGATTACGACCACGAATTCCACTTTAACGGGCGCCCTTACCTGCCGCTTGCCAGTGACCGTTCTCAGCGCCATGTGATCTATATCGGTTCGTTGTCCAAGGCGCTGGGCTCGACGTTTCGATGCAGCTATGTGGTGGCCCCCAACCACGTGATAGAGGCCCTGCACCGCAACGCGGCGCTGATGTTGGGAGATGCCGACGCCGTCGCCCAGAAGATGCTGGCCGACCTGATCAATGACGGTGAATTGAAGAAGAATCTGCGCCGCGTGTCGAAAGAATATCGAGTGCGTCGAGAGACGTTGCAGACCTGTCTGCATGAGTCGCTGGGCGCTCGTATCCAGGTGCGCGAGCCGGAAGGCGGCCTGGCACTGTGGGTGCGTTTCGAGGATGAACTAGACGTAGATCGAATGGTAAACACTGCCTTGGACCACGGACTGGTGGTGCGCAGCGGTCGGCAGTTCTCGCCGCTGGGCCAGCCGGAAAATGCGTTGCGGTTGGGTTTTGCGTCGCTCAATCAGGAGGAAATCCGTCAAGCCACCTTGCGCTTGGCCCAAGCGGCCAACAGCCTTCAGCGCCAATGA